In Deinococcus psychrotolerans, a genomic segment contains:
- a CDS encoding SDR family oxidoreductase: MDLQLTGKTALVTAASAGLGYATAAALSAEGARVAICSRDLARAQAAAQQIQDASGNEMLAFGADVASETDLTQLFAEIDAAFGKLDILVCNAGGPPAGNFSALSEAQWATGFQLTLMSVVRSVRLALPLLKTAGGGRVLTILSSSVKKPIDNLTLSNTFRPAVQGLCKSLSLELAGDNIQVNGLAPGRIETGRINELDDALAAKQGKSRAEVRAASETQIPMKRLGQPEEFGRVAAFLCSPAASYVNGSVLLVDGGAVTSL; the protein is encoded by the coding sequence ATGGACTTACAACTCACAGGAAAAACGGCGCTCGTGACGGCGGCCAGCGCAGGTCTGGGGTACGCGACGGCGGCGGCGCTCTCGGCGGAGGGAGCGCGGGTGGCGATCTGCTCTCGTGATCTGGCCCGCGCTCAGGCAGCGGCCCAACAGATTCAAGACGCGAGCGGCAACGAAATGCTGGCTTTTGGGGCCGACGTTGCCAGCGAAACCGACTTGACCCAGCTCTTTGCCGAAATAGACGCGGCTTTTGGCAAGCTCGACATTCTGGTATGCAACGCGGGCGGGCCACCAGCGGGCAACTTCTCGGCACTCAGCGAGGCGCAGTGGGCAACAGGTTTTCAACTCACCCTGATGAGCGTGGTCAGAAGCGTGCGGCTGGCCTTGCCACTACTGAAAACGGCGGGCGGCGGGCGCGTCCTGACCATTCTCAGCAGCAGCGTCAAGAAACCGATTGACAACCTGACTTTATCGAACACCTTCCGGCCCGCCGTGCAGGGACTGTGTAAGAGTCTGTCGCTGGAACTGGCGGGCGATAACATTCAGGTGAACGGCTTAGCGCCGGGGCGCATTGAAACCGGGCGGATCAACGAGCTGGACGACGCGCTCGCCGCCAAGCAGGGCAAGAGCCGGGCTGAAGTTCGGGCCGCTTCCGAGACCCAGATTCCAATGAAGCGCCTCGGCCAGCCGGAAGAATTTGGGCGGGTGGCGGCCTTTTTGTGTTCGCCCGCCGCCAGCTACGTCAACGGCAGCGTGCTGCTGGTGGACGGCGGGGCCGTGACCAGTTTGTAG
- a CDS encoding ROK family protein encodes MPSDSMPLLAVDIGGTSLRAALIVGERVTERREARTPKPSTPDAVMAAALELAAPLAGRAAAVGVACAGAVAAGRVTATAAHTFPGWTDIPLADTFASALGLPCSALNDARAAAWGEYAAGAGRGASEFMFITVSTGVGAGLILGGQLHLAANGLDAELGFVSVPAIWHAGAEVPPLGALGPLEFETSGTALGRQAQALGLPDARALADAAEAGHERADAVYRRSAALIAWKVADIAALLGVTKVALGGSVGLRGGYLARVQDSLAQFPERYQPRVVHAELGSDAGLIGAGLWAGRGF; translated from the coding sequence ATGCCTTCTGACTCCATGCCCCTTCTGGCCGTTGACATCGGCGGCACGTCGCTCCGGGCGGCCCTCATTGTGGGCGAGCGCGTCACTGAGCGCCGCGAGGCCCGCACCCCCAAGCCCAGCACGCCGGACGCGGTGATGGCGGCGGCCCTCGAACTGGCCGCGCCGCTGGCCGGGCGAGCTGCCGCCGTGGGCGTGGCCTGTGCGGGCGCGGTGGCGGCTGGGCGCGTGACCGCCACCGCTGCCCACACCTTCCCCGGCTGGACCGACATCCCCCTGGCTGACACCTTCGCCTCGGCGCTCGGCTTGCCCTGCTCGGCGCTCAACGACGCCCGCGCCGCCGCTTGGGGCGAGTACGCGGCGGGCGCGGGGCGTGGGGCCAGCGAATTTATGTTCATCACCGTTAGCACCGGCGTCGGCGCGGGGCTGATTCTGGGCGGGCAGCTTCATCTGGCGGCCAACGGTTTGGATGCTGAATTGGGTTTTGTCAGCGTGCCTGCGATTTGGCATGCGGGCGCTGAGGTGCCGCCCCTCGGCGCACTGGGGCCGCTGGAATTTGAAACCAGCGGCACGGCGCTGGGCAGGCAGGCTCAGGCATTGGGCTTGCCCGACGCCCGCGCCCTTGCTGACGCTGCCGAAGCGGGCCACGAGCGGGCCGACGCCGTGTACCGCCGCTCGGCCGCGTTAATCGCTTGGAAGGTGGCCGACATCGCCGCGCTGTTGGGCGTCACCAAAGTGGCGCTGGGCGGCAGCGTGGGCCTGCGCGGCGGTTATCTGGCGCGGGTGCAAGACAGCCTCGCCCAGTTTCCCGAGCGTTATCAGCCGCGAGTGGTTCACGCCGAACTCGGCTCAGACGCCGGACTGATCGGCGCGGGCCTGTGGGCGGGGCGGGGGTTTTAA